Proteins co-encoded in one Oncorhynchus masou masou isolate Uvic2021 chromosome 22, UVic_Omas_1.1, whole genome shotgun sequence genomic window:
- the LOC135508846 gene encoding LOW QUALITY PROTEIN: mixed lineage kinase domain-like protein (The sequence of the model RefSeq protein was modified relative to this genomic sequence to represent the inferred CDS: deleted 1 base in 1 codon): protein MGKMGNTWRWVETNTVKKPRILDQDIREIKPEELSTTCPKEPFIKSDNSEIFKGECNKFTVAIKRYTYSRSTSLSQVRSVLKKEVDTMKRLESPNILQMFGICVQEVSGPNPNYLIVMEFCEKGSLREVLDSERKLPWDRKARLSLDAAQGIYRLHQSEEKFKVHGCINSSSFLVDTGHRVKLADFELAQTETSLKRTKDRKRSSLCYSSPQQLESVNHPYNKACEMYSFGIVLWEIATCKIPFKDCSHKEVYQRVCTEKYTEPILEDCPQPLGELIKDCRSYDSFYRPTAGVLVDKLCNVVEQLEED from the exons atggggaagatgggcaacacctggaggtgggtggagacaaacaCAG TAAAGAAGCCGAGAATTTTAGATCAAGACATCAGAGAGATCAAGCCAGAGGAGCTG TCTACGACCTGCCCAAAAGAGCCCTTCATCAAAAGTGACAATTCAGAGATATTCAAAGGAGAGTGCAACAAATTCACAGTGGCCATCAAAAGATACACCTACTCAAGGAGCACAAGCCTGAG TCAGGTTAGAAGCGTCTTGAAAAAGGAAGTGGACACTATGAAACGCTTAGAGTCACCAAACATCCTGCAAATGTTTGGGATCTGTGTCCAGGAAGTGAGCG GACCCAATCCAAACTACCTCATTGTCATGGAGTTTTGTGAGAAGGGCAGTCTGAGAGAGGTGCTGGATTCCGAAAGGAAGCTGCCCTGGGACAGAAAGGCTCGCTTGAGTCTGGATGCAGCACAGGGAATCTACAG ATTGCACCAGTCGGAGGAGAAGTTTAAAGTGCATGGATGCATCAACAGCAGCAGCTTCCTGGTAGATACCGGGCACAGAGTGAAG CTGGCAGATTTTGAGCTGGCCCAAACAGAGACGTCGCTGAAGAGGACTAAGGACAGGAAGAGGAGCTCCTTATGCTACAGCTCCCCTCAGCAGCTTGAGAGTGTCAACCATCCCTACAACAAAGCGTGTGAGATGTACAG TTTTGGCATTGTCCTTTGGGAGATTGCAACCTGCAAGATTCCCTTCAA AGACTGCTCACACAAAGAAGTGTATCAGAGGGTGTGTACAGAAAAATATACTGAACCCATTCTTGAAGACTGCCCTCAACCGTTGGGAGAACTGATCAAGGACTGTCGCTCCTATGACAGCTTCTACAGGCCGACAGCGGGAG TGTTGGTTGACAAACTGTGCAATGTGGTGGAGCAGTTAGAGGAGGACTAA